A genomic window from Glycine soja cultivar W05 chromosome 10, ASM419377v2, whole genome shotgun sequence includes:
- the LOC114371956 gene encoding glycosyltransferase BC10-like produces MVSSPLLVSLTFFLSLPLLLFLSPHILSPPDADDLALFRRAAAPHTTSHLSATPKIAFLFLTNSNLTFSPLWEKFFSSSSSDHHRHRLFNIYIHADPTKNITISGGVFHHLVPAKPTARASPSLISAARRLLAAALLDDPLNHYFALLSQYCIPLHSLQFTHNFLFKNPHKSFIEILSNEPNLFDRYTARGEHAMLPEIPFSSFRVGSQFFILTRRHARVVVRDILLWNKFRLPCVTEEPCYPEEHYFPTLLSMQDPNGCTGFTLTRVNWTGCWDGHPHLYTAPEVSPELILRLRESNSSSYVYLFARKFAPECLTPLMEIADDVILRE; encoded by the coding sequence ATGGTGTCATCTCCATTGTTAGTGTCcctcactttttttctttctctccctctcttgtTGTTTCTATCTCCTCATATTTTGTCCCCTCCCGACGCCGACGACCTCGCCCTCTTCCGCCGCGCCGCCGCCCCCCACACAACCTCCCACCTCTCCGCCACCCCGAAAATCGCCTTCCTCTTCCTCACCAACTCCAATCTCACCTTCTCCCCTCTCTGGGAGaagttcttctcttcttcttcctccgaTCACCACCGCCACCGCCTCTTCAACATCTACATCCACGCCGACCCCACCAAAAACATCACCATCTCCGGCGGCGTCTTCCACCACCTCGTCCCCGCGAAACCAACCGCCCGCGCCTCCCCCTCCCTCATCTCCGCCGCCCGCCGCCTCCTCGCCGCCGCCCTCCTCGACGACCCCCTCAACCACTACTTCGCCCTCCTCTCCCAATACTGTATCCCTCTCCACTCCCTTCAATTCACTCACAACTTCCTCTTCAAAAACCCACACAAAAGCTTCATTGAGATTCTTTCTAACGAACCCAACCTCTTCGACCGCTACACCGCGCGTGGCGAACACGCGATGCTCCCAGAAATCCCCTTCTCCTCCTTCCGCGTGGGGTCGCAGTTCTTCATTCTCACTCGCCGCCACGCGCGCGTGGTGGTGCGTGACATTCTTCTCTGGAACAAGTTTCGCCTTCCGTGTGTCACGGAAGAGCCTTGTTACCCAGAAGAGCATTATTTTCCGACGCTATTGTCCATGCAGGATCCGAATGGGTGTACCGGGTTTACCCTGACCCGGGTCAACTGGACCGGGTGCTGGGACGGGCACCCGCATCTGTACACCGCCCCGGAGGTCTCGCCGGAGCTCATTCTCCGGCTGAGAGAATCGAATTCGAGCAGTTACGTGTACCTCTTCGCGAGGAAGTTCGCGCCGGAGTGTCTTACGCCGTTGATGGAGATCGCCGATGACGTCATTTTACGGGAGTGA